A stretch of DNA from Dokdonia sp. PRO95:
AGTTCTGTACTATAATTGATGTTTTCATAAGATATGTATTGAGTAAAAAATTATCTAAAGAGGCAGCTTGAAATAGGAGCTTTGTGAGTGGTATGTTACGCTTTCGCGAAAGCGCAATTAAAAAAATGTAATCGAATAAATCTGTTTTTAAGCAGATGAATAAGTTTTACTGCCAAGCCATAAATCCTCCCTTTAAGTCAAAAATCTGTTTGAATCCTAAGCTGTCTAAGGTTTTTGAAGCTTTCTTACTCCTGTTTCCAGATCTGCAGTAGATATAAACTGGCTCTTCTTTATTGTAAGAATTGAAAGCAGAAATGAAATTATTCTTATCAAAAATATCAATGTTTACAGCTTTCTGTATATGACCACTATCGAACTCATTCTTAGTTCTCACATCTACTAGCTGTACTTTTTTATTTGTGATTGCCGTTTTAAAATCTGCTGCATTAAGAACAGTGATATTGCTATTTTGTTGAGGCTTACTTCCAAAAAGGAATGATAATATGGACATAATAAGGATTATTTGTTTCATTGTTTCGTTTATTAAAGATAGCTTTCTAGCTCTTCACTTCCAGTAACTTAAGTTACATTTCATGTTAATTTAAAAACGAGATTATCAGTAATGATAACCTCGTTTTTTACTAACCAATCAATAAGACCATAGTCATCACTCTATGGAATGTCTTTGCTTTAATAGCAATTATTTTATTGTCTCATGAGCTATAGCGCTCATAGGGATACACTTATTTTGTGATTTTCTAGAGCGTAGTAGGACAGACAAATTCTGACACCGGTGTCCCGGTTTCTTTAATATCTTTAAATCCTCCTTTTACATCAATCAGATTGTGAATTCCTCTACTTTTTAAAATCGATGAGGCTATCATACTTCTATAACCTCCAGCACAGTGCACATAAAAAGGCTCATCTGGGAACTCGGCTAGATGATTGTTTAAGAAATCTAGTGGCGTGTTATTAGCCCCAATCACATGTTCTGATAGGTACTCACTTTCTTTGCGCACATCAAAAACAGGCTTGTTACCTTTTTCTAATTCGTTTTTAAATGTTGTGGCTGTAATAGAGCTCACCGTATCGTATTCCATGGCAGCTTGCTTCCATGCAGTAAATCCTCCTTTTAGATATCCTAAGGTGTTGTCAAAACCTACACGAGATAATCTAGTAATCGTTTCCTTCTCTCTTCCTGGTTCTGTAACTAACAATAAAGGTTGTTTTACATCTGCAATTAAAGCACCTACCCAAGGAGCAAAACTTCCATCTATACCTATAAAAATAGATCTAGGGATATGCCCTTTGGCAAATTCATCTTGATGACGCACGTCTAATACAATGGCTCCTGTCTCATTTGCCGCAGCTTCAAAAGCTTCTGGAGATAATGCCTGTGTGCCTCTTTTCAGAACTTCATCTATATCCTCATATCCTTCTTTATTCATTTTCACATTGAGAGGGAAGTATTGTGGTGGTGGTAGGAGGCCGTCTATAACTTCTGCTATAAATTCTTCCTTAGTCATATCTGCACGTAAAGCATAATTCATTTGCTTTTGATTACCTAGTGTGTCTACCGTTTCTTTCATCATGTTCTTTCCGCAAGCAGATCCAGCTCCGTGAGCAGGGTATACCGTAACGTCATCTGCTAGCGGCATAATTTTATTGCGTAAGCTATCATAAAGAAAACCTGCGAGATCTTTTTCTGTGAGTTCGCCCATTTTTTGAGCAAGATCTGGTCTTCCCACGTCGCCTAGAAATAAGGTGTCTCCACTAAATATTGCATGATCCTTCCCGTCTTTATCTCTAAGAAGATACGTGGTGCTTTCCATTGTATGACCAGGCGTGTGCAAGGATACAATAGTGACATCTCCTAGTGGAAATTCTTGTCTATCTGTTGCTATAATAGCATCAAAACTTGGGTTTGCATTTGGTCCAAAAACAATAGGAGCACCTGTCGCCTTAGATAAGGTTACGTGACCACTTACAAAGTCTGCATGAAAATGAGTTTCAAAAATATATTTGATTTTTGCATCATCTTGTTTTGCCCTATTTAAATATGGCGTTACCTCTCTTAAAGGGTCAATGATAGCTACTTCACCATTACTTTCAATGTAATATGCTCCCTGAGCTAGACAACCAGTATATATTTGTTCAACGTTCATAAGTATATTTTTTTTACGCTTTCGCGAAAGCGGACTCAACTATTAATAATGTAAAATTACCTAATAGGAGTAATTGCTACAGTAACTTAGGTTACAGAGGGAAAAAATAAATAGAGCTCTTACCATTATAAGGGTGAGAGCTCTTCAAATACATAGCCGGTTATAACAGAGTGGTAGGGCATACATACTCAGACCTAGGAACCGTAGTTTCTGTAATTTGAGCAAAACCACCTCGTACATCGCTGAAATCTTGCCAGCCGCGTTGCTTTAAAATAGAAGCAGCAATCATACTTCTATATCCTCCGGCGCAGTGAAGAATGAAAGGCTTGTTTTTTGGGAATTGTGCGAGATGCTGGTTAATCTCATTGAGAGGCACGTTAATAGCCCCGAGTAGGTGTTCTGACGAGAATTCACTCTTTTTACGTACATCAAAAACAAGAGGTTGTCCCATTTTATATTCGGCTTCTAGCTGTTGAGGTGAAATACGAGTGATTGTTTCAAAATCTTTGCCGCTCTCTTTCCATGAGGAGAAGCTATTTTTTAAGAAACCAATAGTAAAATCATAACCTACACGAGAAAGTCTAGTAATCGTTTCCTCTTCTTTGCCTGGATCTGTAATTAATAAAATTTCTTGTTTTACGTCAGGAATCATTTCTCCTACCCATTGTGCAAAATTACCGTCTAGGCCTATGTTTATGCTGTTAGGTATAAAACCTTCTGCAAAGACTTCGGCATCGCGAGTATCTAGCATAAGTGCACCTGTTTCATTTGCTATTATTTCAAAGGCTTCTGGATCAAGTGGCTTAGTTGCACGATCAATTATAGTGTCCAGGCTTTCATATCCTTTAATGTTCATCAAGACATTTTGTGGGAAGTATCCAGGAGGTGTGGTAAGTCCAGTAAGTACAGCTTTTATAAACTCATCTTTAGACATTTCCTGAAGCGCATAATTGAATTTTTTCTGATTACCTAAGGTGTCTGTGGTTTCCTTACTCATCATTTTACCACAAGCAGATCCAGCACCATGATTAGGGTACACAATAAGATTGTCATCTAGGGGCATTATTTTGTTTCTCAAAGAGTCGTACAAGTGACCAGCGAGTTTTTCTTCTGTGAGGTCAGACACTACATGTTGCGCAAGATCTGGACGACCTACATCACCTATAAAGAGTGTGTCTCCAGTGATAATACCGTGCTCGTTTCCTAGTTGGTCTATGAGGAGATATGTTGTGCTCTCCATGGTATGACCAGGAGTGTGGATAACTTTAACTTTGTAATTACCTACCTCAAAAATTTGACCATCTGTTGCTATAATAGCATCATAAGCGGGTTTTGCTTCGGGACCAAAAACAATATCTGCTCCTGTTTTTTTACGTAAATCAAGGTGGCCACTTACAAAGTCTGCATGAAAGTGTGTTTCAAAAACATACTTGATTGTAGCATTATCTATTTGTGCACGTTCTAGGTATGGTTGCACCTCTCTTAAAGGGTCAAAGACTGCAGCCTCTCCGTTACTTTCGATATAATATGCTGCATGAGCAATGCATCCTGTATAAATTTGTTCTACTTTCATTTTATGTGGATTTTTAAATTACAACAACATAAAAGTAAGCAGTCATTTCAAGTATGTAGGTTACTTAAGTTACACAAATGTAGATAGTTTATAAACTATGATATTTGTCATGTTATGTCTTGGTAGCGACAAGTGTTCTCACAAAAAAAAGGCTATTTCTAATAGTAAGAAATAGCCTTTTTTGTAATTTTTATTCTCTTTAGTGTTTTACAAAAAACTCCATGTAAAAAATGAATATTGCCATTACAAATATAAAGTAGCCAAAACCTCTTTTTAATTTATCTCCATCTATAAAATTACTGAGGTAACTGCCTATAAAAATCCCTGCAAATGATATGCTTGTAAATATGGAAAGAAATAACCAGTCAATATCCATGGTTATGGCATCTCCTAGAAAGAAGCCCATCAATGATTTAAAAGCAATAATGATTAAAGAAGTACCTACGGCAACCTTCATTTCTACATTTGCTAGTATAACCAGGGCGGGAATGATGAGAAAACCTCCTCCAGCGCCTATCATTCCAGTAATACCTCCTACGATGAGACCTTCTATTAAAATAAGTGGGTAATTGTAAGTGACAGTGCCGTCACCTTTTTGTTTATTATCCTTTCTTTTTTTAAGCATAGAAAAGGCTGCAGGAATCATGAGGATTGCAAAGAGTCCAAACATTGCCATCCTACGAGTAAACTCAAAATCACCTGTGGTAAATAAAATATCTGGTAATGCAGGTACTACGTAGTGTCTCACAACGGTAACTCCCACAATAGCGGGTAGTCCAAAAACAATTGCTGTTCTCCAGTCTACATAGCCTTTAAGATGTTGTTTAAAACCACCTACGAGGGCACTTGCTCCTACAATGAATAAAGAATATGCAGTAGCGACTTTTTCATTTACAGAAAATAAGTAAGCTAGTACTGGTACAGCGAGTATAGAACCACCACCACCTATTAGACCTAAAGAAATGCCGATGATCAAGGCGCTTATATATCCAAGTATTTCTAGTATCTCCATTATGAGCTTCTTTGTATTGAGAAGCAAAAATAGACTTGCAATATATACCTAGGTGTAACCCAAGTTACTTAAGGGCTATAAATTTATAATTTGAATGTTATTTCTGTGGAGTTCGATTTTGCCTAAGTTTTCGAGCTTCTTGAGAAGTC
This window harbors:
- a CDS encoding rhodanese-like domain-containing protein, encoding MKQIILIMSILSFLFGSKPQQNSNITVLNAADFKTAITNKKVQLVDVRTKNEFDSGHIQKAVNIDIFDKNNFISAFNSYNKEEPVYIYCRSGNRSKKASKTLDSLGFKQIFDLKGGFMAWQ
- a CDS encoding MBL fold metallo-hydrolase is translated as MNVEQIYTGCLAQGAYYIESNGEVAIIDPLREVTPYLNRAKQDDAKIKYIFETHFHADFVSGHVTLSKATGAPIVFGPNANPSFDAIIATDRQEFPLGDVTIVSLHTPGHTMESTTYLLRDKDGKDHAIFSGDTLFLGDVGRPDLAQKMGELTEKDLAGFLYDSLRNKIMPLADDVTVYPAHGAGSACGKNMMKETVDTLGNQKQMNYALRADMTKEEFIAEVIDGLLPPPQYFPLNVKMNKEGYEDIDEVLKRGTQALSPEAFEAAANETGAIVLDVRHQDEFAKGHIPRSIFIGIDGSFAPWVGALIADVKQPLLLVTEPGREKETITRLSRVGFDNTLGYLKGGFTAWKQAAMEYDTVSSITATTFKNELEKGNKPVFDVRKESEYLSEHVIGANNTPLDFLNNHLAEFPDEPFYVHCAGGYRSMIASSILKSRGIHNLIDVKGGFKDIKETGTPVSEFVCPTTL
- a CDS encoding MBL fold metallo-hydrolase; its protein translation is MKVEQIYTGCIAHAAYYIESNGEAAVFDPLREVQPYLERAQIDNATIKYVFETHFHADFVSGHLDLRKKTGADIVFGPEAKPAYDAIIATDGQIFEVGNYKVKVIHTPGHTMESTTYLLIDQLGNEHGIITGDTLFIGDVGRPDLAQHVVSDLTEEKLAGHLYDSLRNKIMPLDDNLIVYPNHGAGSACGKMMSKETTDTLGNQKKFNYALQEMSKDEFIKAVLTGLTTPPGYFPQNVLMNIKGYESLDTIIDRATKPLDPEAFEIIANETGALMLDTRDAEVFAEGFIPNSINIGLDGNFAQWVGEMIPDVKQEILLITDPGKEEETITRLSRVGYDFTIGFLKNSFSSWKESGKDFETITRISPQQLEAEYKMGQPLVFDVRKKSEFSSEHLLGAINVPLNEINQHLAQFPKNKPFILHCAGGYRSMIAASILKQRGWQDFSDVRGGFAQITETTVPRSEYVCPTTLL
- a CDS encoding sulfite exporter TauE/SafE family protein is translated as MEILEILGYISALIIGISLGLIGGGGSILAVPVLAYLFSVNEKVATAYSLFIVGASALVGGFKQHLKGYVDWRTAIVFGLPAIVGVTVVRHYVVPALPDILFTTGDFEFTRRMAMFGLFAILMIPAAFSMLKKRKDNKQKGDGTVTYNYPLILIEGLIVGGITGMIGAGGGFLIIPALVILANVEMKVAVGTSLIIIAFKSLMGFFLGDAITMDIDWLFLSIFTSISFAGIFIGSYLSNFIDGDKLKRGFGYFIFVMAIFIFYMEFFVKH